One window of the Caminibacter pacificus genome contains the following:
- a CDS encoding transposase gives MARKPRVNDPGFYHIVNRGVNESVVFSEKEDYFKFMELMLKTKYDYKVTFHAFTILPTHYHILIETHLPNISEAMRFLNSAYAAWYNYKTGRIGHLWKGRFESYMLFDEDHFWKVVKYIERNALALDLVDDITKYEYQSLALRLKKNKFFEIIDDSKILSKPLEEYIEWLKKPLEKHELDEIYKEPKIIKDEDGNIRVIRKKLQDFFNEYKDKKEAIKAAKANGYKYSEIARFLGVSNAYVSKLAKS, from the coding sequence ATGGCAAGAAAACCGAGAGTGAACGATCCGGGGTTTTATCACATCGTTAACAGGGGGGTTAACGAAAGCGTAGTATTTAGTGAGAAAGAAGATTATTTTAAATTTATGGAACTTATGCTTAAAACAAAATATGATTATAAAGTAACTTTCCATGCATTTACTATACTTCCTACTCATTATCATATTTTAATAGAAACTCACCTGCCGAATATTTCGGAAGCTATGAGATTTCTAAATAGTGCGTATGCTGCTTGGTATAACTATAAAACGGGAAGAATAGGACATTTGTGGAAAGGAAGATTCGAGAGCTATATGCTTTTTGATGAAGATCACTTCTGGAAAGTTGTAAAATACATCGAAAGAAACGCATTGGCTCTTGATTTGGTGGATGATATTACTAAGTATGAATATCAATCATTGGCTTTAAGACTCAAAAAGAATAAGTTTTTCGAGATTATCGACGATAGCAAAATTTTAAGCAAACCTCTTGAAGAGTATATCGAGTGGCTAAAAAAACCTCTTGAAAAACACGAACTTGACGAAATTTACAAAGAGCCAAAAATTATTAAAGACGAAGACGGAAACATTAGAGTTATTAGAAAAAAACTACAAGATTTCTTCAATGAATATAAGGATAAAAAAGAAGCTATCAAAGCTGCAAAAGCAAACGGATACAAATATTCCGAAATTGCAAGATTTTTAGGAGTTTCCAACGCTTATGTAAGTAAATTGGCAAAAAGCTAA
- a CDS encoding vWA domain-containing protein codes for MEFLNFWAFLLLIFIPLFFAIRSKTLQINKKVIIKNKFTKKRRFSVFILAYIFLIIALARPVILNSSQKVKVSNLNLVILLDISKGMVCKDIYPNRYEAAVNKLKVLFKHLKYQNVALILVGENPYLLSPLTTDYSSILYLLSHVSKKDLFRGDSNFLEAFKTAKNIAQKPRVFLTISYKAPKFQNTINYIVGSKTCVIDGELFKTSQEGVHFSYSDQDVIQIANEINKISKSKEITIKKQKELFYYPLFIAILLIFIASFSIRIKK; via the coding sequence ATGGAATTTCTAAACTTTTGGGCTTTTTTGCTTTTGATTTTTATTCCTCTTTTTTTTGCGATAAGGTCAAAAACATTACAAATAAACAAAAAAGTAATTATAAAAAACAAATTTACCAAAAAAAGAAGATTTTCTGTTTTTATTTTAGCTTATATTTTTTTGATTATAGCGCTTGCAAGACCGGTAATCTTAAACTCTTCTCAAAAAGTGAAAGTTTCAAATCTTAATTTGGTAATTTTATTGGATATCTCAAAAGGTATGGTATGCAAAGACATATATCCAAACAGATACGAAGCCGCCGTAAATAAACTGAAAGTTTTATTCAAACACCTAAAATACCAAAACGTAGCTTTAATATTGGTAGGTGAAAATCCTTATTTGCTATCGCCTTTGACGACGGATTATTCTTCTATTCTTTATTTGCTCTCACATGTCAGCAAAAAAGACCTCTTTAGAGGTGATAGCAACTTTTTAGAAGCGTTCAAAACCGCAAAAAACATTGCTCAAAAGCCAAGAGTATTTCTTACAATCTCTTATAAAGCTCCGAAATTTCAAAATACGATTAATTATATCGTCGGCAGCAAAACATGCGTAATCGACGGAGAATTATTCAAAACTTCACAAGAGGGCGTTCATTTTAGCTACTCCGACCAAGACGTTATACAAATAGCAAACGAAATAAATAAAATCAGCAAATCAAAAGAAATTACCATTAAAAAACAAAAAGAGCTCTTTTATTATCCGCTTTTTATAGCTATTCTTTTGATTTTTATAGCAAGTTTTTCAATAAGGATTAAAAAATGA
- the ssb gene encoding single-stranded DNA-binding protein produces MFNKVILIGNLTRDVELRYTPSGTAIAKFGLATNRTYKDSVTGENKQEVMFIDITVFGRSAEIANQYLAKGRRVLIEGRLVLDTWVDSNGQKRSKHSIVAERVQFMDSKASAENSGYQSGGYSNQGYNNQPQQQPQMQPQQTQQNNNEIPSIDIDEDEFPF; encoded by the coding sequence ATGTTCAATAAAGTCATCCTCATCGGCAATCTCACAAGGGACGTAGAGCTTAGATATACCCCTAGTGGGACTGCTATTGCCAAATTCGGCCTTGCAACAAATAGAACTTATAAAGACAGCGTTACTGGTGAAAACAAACAAGAAGTGATGTTTATCGATATTACAGTATTCGGTAGAAGTGCCGAAATTGCCAACCAGTACCTTGCAAAAGGCAGAAGGGTATTAATCGAAGGAAGACTTGTACTTGATACGTGGGTTGATAGTAACGGACAAAAAAGAAGTAAACATTCGATCGTAGCTGAGAGAGTGCAGTTTATGGATAGTAAAGCGAGTGCTGAAAATAGCGGTTATCAAAGCGGCGGATATTCAAATCAGGGATATAATAATCAGCCTCAGCAACAGCCTCAGATGCAACCACAACAAACACAACAAAACAATAACGAAATTCCGTCAATTGATATTGATGAAGACGAATTTCCATTCTAA
- the rpsF gene encoding 30S ribosomal protein S6, whose translation MSLRHYETMFITKPTLTDEEKAAIVENVKKVITERGGEVVAVDNIGVRELAYPIQKFERGHYYIVYYKAPAEAVLELERQMRYNEDLLRFMTVKYETKKDIKRWEEMAKNVQ comes from the coding sequence ATGAGCTTAAGACATTACGAAACGATGTTTATTACGAAGCCGACACTTACTGACGAAGAAAAAGCGGCAATCGTAGAAAACGTTAAAAAAGTTATCACTGAAAGAGGTGGAGAAGTAGTAGCAGTTGACAATATCGGTGTTAGAGAACTTGCATATCCTATTCAAAAATTCGAAAGAGGACATTATTATATAGTTTATTATAAAGCGCCTGCGGAAGCGGTTCTTGAACTTGAAAGACAAATGAGATATAACGAAGATTTATTAAGATTCATGACTGTTAAATACGAAACTAAAAAAGATATCAAACGCTGGGAAGAGATGGCTAAGAATGTTCAATAA
- a CDS encoding vWA domain-containing protein: MSLEYPFFLLIPILFIVCKILCPAKTEALIFPNASYFDKIKNKISFFEILIITLLSIALASPVKTKILKTNNNLGYDIVTILDTSGSMGEYGKIENAKAIISDFATKRKNDRIGLVVFGNIAYIASPLTFDKKSFNEILKRIYVGIAGGRTAIYDALFLSTTLFKNSHAKNKIAILITDGKDNSSITPLDIALKKLKKAHIKVYTIGLGPDVDAAVLEKIAKSTGGKFFYLTNANELKEVYRQINKLEKSKVASNIIIQKEYYFFYPLIAGIILFIFFLFDYRRKIWNF; encoded by the coding sequence ATGAGTCTTGAGTATCCTTTTTTCCTTTTGATACCGATTTTATTTATAGTTTGCAAGATTTTATGTCCGGCAAAAACGGAAGCGCTTATTTTTCCGAATGCGAGCTATTTTGACAAAATAAAAAATAAAATATCTTTTTTTGAAATTTTGATTATCACTCTTTTATCTATTGCATTGGCTTCGCCCGTTAAAACGAAAATATTAAAAACAAACAATAATTTAGGATACGATATCGTAACGATTTTAGATACCAGCGGGTCTATGGGAGAGTACGGAAAAATAGAAAATGCAAAAGCGATTATTTCGGATTTCGCCACAAAAAGAAAAAACGACAGAATCGGACTCGTAGTATTCGGAAATATCGCTTATATCGCTTCTCCTTTGACATTCGATAAAAAAAGTTTTAATGAAATACTAAAAAGAATTTATGTCGGAATAGCCGGTGGTAGAACTGCTATTTATGACGCTCTATTTTTATCCACAACACTTTTTAAAAACTCCCACGCCAAAAATAAAATAGCAATACTCATCACCGACGGAAAAGACAACTCAAGTATCACGCCTCTTGATATAGCACTAAAAAAATTAAAAAAAGCTCACATAAAGGTCTATACTATAGGCTTAGGTCCGGATGTCGATGCGGCGGTACTCGAAAAAATAGCCAAATCAACGGGAGGTAAATTTTTTTATCTCACAAACGCAAACGAACTAAAAGAAGTATATAGACAAATAAACAAACTCGAAAAATCAAAAGTAGCAAGCAATATCATAATCCAAAAAGAGTATTACTTTTTCTATCCGTTAATTGCCGGGATTATACTTTTTATCTTCTTTTTATTCGATTATAGGAGAAAAATATGGAATTTCTAA
- a CDS encoding glycine zipper 2TM domain-containing protein, whose protein sequence is MKKLILLVMTGMMFVFTGCTQMYNSNEVALSDVNTELTYQTGVVTGVKNVVIKDNGSGVFVGAYTGTVLGSMFGRGKGNILSTLLGGLTGALVGYEADKANAQELFVRLDNGKNVVVIVKGVNIHKGDRIRIIKRGSKIVRVEKI, encoded by the coding sequence ATGAAAAAATTGATTCTTTTAGTAATGACGGGGATGATGTTTGTCTTTACCGGATGTACTCAAATGTATAATTCAAACGAAGTTGCGTTAAGTGACGTAAATACGGAGCTTACTTATCAAACCGGAGTGGTTACGGGTGTCAAAAACGTAGTGATAAAAGATAACGGAAGCGGTGTTTTTGTAGGAGCTTATACGGGAACGGTGCTTGGTAGTATGTTCGGAAGAGGTAAGGGCAATATATTATCGACTCTGCTTGGAGGATTAACGGGTGCTCTTGTAGGGTACGAAGCCGATAAGGCTAACGCGCAAGAGCTTTTTGTCAGACTTGATAACGGCAAAAATGTCGTAGTAATTGTAAAAGGCGTAAATATTCACAAAGGCGATAGAATAAGAATCATAAAAAGAGGAAGTAAAATAGTTAGGGTTGAAAAAATATGA
- a CDS encoding PD-(D/E)XK nuclease family protein, with product MILKVLTTKRQIREYIKSFDNQFIPKVVSIGEFLQKAIVVDGKKFIDEDLKRIYLYKAVKDLDIEKLGLNKNFLDFFKNSDLIFGFLNEVYLERVNLDEIDLADTYQEYSEHIALLKEIYVNYKKLLDSEGFVDKITIEDFRINEGFFENIEKIELEVLGYLSKFEREILNKIPINIEVSFEVTKFNKNLINKMFGDFKEGRYIIDYHTKNVLFYEEVDRKMDVEVTHFSKRADQANFVFASIEEFVNDGIKPEKIAVILPDENFSEYLKLFDNANEGKTNLNFAMGDSFVNSEIYKKLKAIYDYISENDEIAYLKCKDYLEEFQTSDIFKFIDNNTSEKEKKILDEELYKLKKLNAYLQNHTKQEVLKFILERLSALSFDDVKGGKVTVMGVLESRGADFDAVVIVDFNEEFVPNVNEKDFFLNTSIRRKVNLPTREDKEALQKNYYYTLFTSKKVKLSFVKNEEKSISRFAYELGIDDGKNGDSYYAEVLYKFSQPEKVEYQEKFELPKVLYPTTLDILLSCPKRYYLSNILGISNEIEEEEFFGSRFHSIMENIDKLKFSTYLEYYDYIISNLLKDVNKRDYFYIKSVWDDRILEFAKKDFEFLSGNITTEVTKQRPKNDFILKARYDRIIDNMAFDYKTSTKSQNYEESTQAEFYKYILPNHKIYFWDIYNVKLVEVNPELKNLDEKLSQIKNISFKTEDEKNCKYCEFQFSCNL from the coding sequence ATGATATTAAAAGTCTTAACTACAAAACGACAAATCAGGGAATATATTAAAAGTTTTGACAATCAATTTATCCCCAAAGTCGTTTCAATCGGGGAGTTTTTACAAAAAGCGATTGTGGTTGATGGAAAAAAGTTTATTGATGAGGATTTAAAAAGAATCTATTTATACAAAGCCGTAAAAGATTTGGATATTGAAAAGTTAGGGCTAAATAAAAATTTTTTGGATTTTTTTAAAAACAGCGATTTGATTTTCGGATTTTTGAACGAAGTATATCTTGAGAGAGTGAATCTTGATGAAATAGATTTGGCGGATACTTATCAAGAATATTCCGAGCATATTGCACTATTAAAAGAGATATATGTTAATTATAAAAAACTTCTTGATAGCGAGGGGTTTGTAGATAAAATTACTATTGAAGATTTTAGAATAAACGAAGGTTTTTTTGAAAATATAGAAAAAATTGAACTTGAAGTTTTGGGGTATCTTAGTAAATTCGAAAGAGAGATTTTAAATAAAATACCTATTAATATCGAAGTCTCTTTTGAGGTGACTAAGTTTAATAAAAATCTAATAAATAAAATGTTCGGAGATTTTAAAGAGGGCAGATATATTATCGATTATCATACTAAAAACGTGCTTTTTTATGAAGAAGTCGATAGAAAAATGGATGTTGAGGTTACTCATTTTTCAAAAAGAGCGGACCAGGCGAATTTCGTTTTCGCTTCGATCGAAGAATTCGTAAATGACGGAATAAAGCCCGAAAAAATAGCCGTAATTTTACCCGATGAAAATTTCAGTGAATATTTGAAACTATTTGATAACGCAAATGAGGGCAAAACGAATCTTAATTTTGCTATGGGAGATAGTTTTGTAAATTCAGAAATTTATAAAAAACTAAAAGCAATTTATGATTATATAAGTGAAAACGACGAAATTGCATATCTTAAATGCAAAGATTACTTAGAAGAGTTTCAAACGAGCGATATTTTCAAGTTTATAGATAATAATACGAGTGAAAAAGAGAAGAAAATTTTAGACGAAGAGCTTTATAAGCTTAAAAAATTAAACGCTTATCTTCAAAATCACACAAAGCAAGAAGTTTTAAAATTTATCTTAGAAAGGCTTTCGGCTCTTAGTTTTGATGATGTAAAAGGTGGAAAAGTAACGGTTATGGGAGTTTTGGAGAGCAGGGGCGCGGATTTTGATGCGGTGGTGATCGTCGATTTTAATGAAGAATTCGTCCCGAACGTCAATGAAAAAGACTTCTTTTTAAATACTTCCATAAGAAGAAAAGTAAATCTTCCGACTCGTGAAGATAAAGAAGCTTTGCAAAAAAATTACTATTACACTCTTTTTACATCCAAAAAAGTAAAACTCTCATTTGTAAAAAACGAAGAAAAATCTATAAGCCGTTTTGCCTATGAGCTTGGAATTGATGATGGAAAAAACGGAGATAGTTATTACGCAGAAGTTTTATATAAATTTTCACAACCCGAAAAAGTGGAGTATCAAGAAAAATTCGAATTACCTAAAGTATTATATCCGACTACACTTGATATTTTGCTTAGTTGTCCTAAAAGATATTATCTCTCAAATATTCTCGGTATTTCAAACGAAATAGAAGAGGAAGAGTTTTTCGGAAGCAGATTTCACTCTATTATGGAAAATATAGATAAGCTTAAATTTTCGACATATCTTGAATATTATGATTATATAATTTCGAATCTTTTAAAAGACGTCAATAAAAGAGATTATTTTTATATAAAAAGCGTTTGGGATGATAGGATTTTGGAGTTTGCAAAAAAAGATTTCGAATTTTTAAGTGGAAATATTACAACGGAAGTTACTAAACAGCGACCTAAAAATGATTTTATATTAAAAGCCAGATACGATAGGATTATCGATAATATGGCTTTTGATTATAAAACCTCTACTAAATCTCAAAATTATGAAGAGTCCACCCAAGCCGAATTTTATAAATACATATTGCCGAATCATAAAATTTATTTTTGGGATATTTATAATGTGAAACTTGTTGAGGTTAATCCTGAGCTTAAAAACTTGGATGAAAAATTGTCTCAAATAAAAAATATATCGTTTAAAACGGAAGATGAAAAAAATTGCAAATATTGCGAATTTCAGTTTAGCTGTAATTTATAA
- the gap gene encoding type I glyceraldehyde-3-phosphate dehydrogenase yields MAKVAINGLGRIGKMVLWHYVETKPKNVEIVVANGGSGTPEDLAYMLKFDSVHGRFPASVEYTDDSLIIDGKEIKIVSERDPAKLPWKEMGIDIVIEATGKFTKREDAAKHLEAGAKKVIITAPGKNVDKTFVLGVNDNEYDPENHHVVSNASCTTNSLAPVMKILEDEFGVESALVTTVHAYTSSQVTIDKKKPGKHRRGRAAAVNIIPTTTGAAKATIEVIPNLKGKMHAMALRVPVPDVAVTDISVTLKKETTAEELNKTFEKYANGAMKGILGITYEEVVSTDMISNPHSSTIDALSTSVVDGNKAKILTWYDNEFGYARRVLELTDMIASKL; encoded by the coding sequence ATGGCAAAAGTTGCAATTAACGGACTCGGTAGAATCGGAAAAATGGTTCTATGGCATTATGTTGAAACAAAACCTAAAAACGTAGAAATCGTTGTAGCAAACGGCGGAAGCGGAACTCCTGAAGATTTAGCTTATATGCTTAAATTCGATTCGGTTCACGGAAGATTTCCTGCGAGTGTGGAATATACTGACGACTCTTTGATAATCGACGGAAAAGAGATTAAAATCGTAAGCGAAAGAGACCCTGCAAAACTTCCTTGGAAAGAGATGGGAATAGATATCGTTATCGAAGCTACGGGTAAATTTACAAAAAGAGAAGACGCGGCAAAACATCTTGAAGCGGGAGCTAAAAAAGTAATTATCACCGCACCTGGTAAAAACGTAGATAAAACATTTGTTTTGGGAGTAAACGACAACGAATACGACCCTGAAAATCATCATGTAGTATCAAATGCAAGTTGTACTACAAACTCATTGGCACCGGTTATGAAAATTTTAGAAGACGAATTCGGTGTGGAAAGCGCTCTTGTAACTACAGTTCACGCTTACACTTCAAGCCAAGTGACTATCGATAAGAAAAAACCTGGAAAACACAGAAGAGGTAGAGCTGCTGCCGTAAATATCATTCCTACTACAACGGGAGCTGCAAAAGCCACAATTGAAGTAATCCCTAACCTAAAAGGAAAAATGCACGCAATGGCTCTTAGAGTGCCGGTACCTGATGTTGCCGTAACTGATATTTCGGTAACTCTTAAAAAAGAAACAACTGCTGAAGAATTAAACAAAACATTTGAAAAATACGCTAACGGAGCAATGAAAGGTATTTTAGGAATTACATATGAAGAAGTAGTATCTACGGATATGATAAGCAATCCGCATTCAAGTACTATCGACGCACTTTCTACATCTGTAGTTGACGGAAACAAAGCTAAAATCTTAACTTGGTACGACAACGAATTCGGTTATGCAAGAAGAGTACTTGAACTGACAGATATGATAGCTTCCAAACTATAA
- the rpsR gene encoding 30S ribosomal protein S18 gives MAADPKKKYGKKRCKYCEMKVDYIGYKDLDLIKYSLSERYKIMPRRLTGTCKKHQDMVQKAIKRARQVALIPYVVDRKRVIENPFDLIKPLKG, from the coding sequence ATGGCAGCTGATCCAAAGAAAAAATACGGTAAAAAAAGATGTAAATACTGCGAAATGAAAGTTGATTACATCGGATATAAAGATTTAGATTTAATCAAATATTCACTATCTGAGAGATATAAAATTATGCCAAGAAGACTTACAGGTACATGTAAAAAACACCAAGATATGGTACAAAAAGCAATCAAAAGAGCAAGACAAGTCGCACTTATTCCTTACGTAGTGGATAGAAAAAGAGTTATCGAAAATCCATTCGATCTTATCAAGCCACTTAAAGGGTAA
- a CDS encoding AAA family ATPase, producing the protein MEKLLLAKQEIQKAIIGHEKLINSMLIGLITNGHILIEGVPGIAKTTAVKTLGIVCDLSFKRIQFTPDLLPSDITGVEIYNPKTNEFQIKKGPIFANLILADEINRAPAKVQSALLEAMQERQVTIAEESFKLPSPFMVLATQNPIEQEGTYPLPEAQLDRFMLKVKVGYNSLDDEVKIVKMLQNPPAINKILSKEDIFKFQEMHKNIHIDDELIKYIARIVDYTRHPLNEIKEYIELGASPRATISLVNASKANAMLKEKDYVTPMDIIEVAPEVLRHRIILNYKAQADEVTSDEIIKKILEIIPIP; encoded by the coding sequence ATGGAAAAACTACTACTTGCCAAACAAGAAATTCAAAAAGCTATCATCGGTCACGAAAAGCTTATCAATTCTATGTTAATAGGTCTGATTACAAACGGACATATATTAATAGAAGGCGTACCCGGAATCGCAAAAACGACAGCCGTAAAAACTTTGGGAATAGTCTGCGATTTATCATTTAAAAGAATCCAATTCACACCCGACCTTCTACCAAGTGACATAACCGGAGTAGAAATATACAATCCTAAAACAAACGAATTTCAAATAAAAAAAGGTCCTATTTTCGCAAACTTAATCTTAGCCGACGAAATAAATAGAGCTCCCGCAAAAGTTCAATCGGCTTTGCTTGAAGCTATGCAAGAGCGTCAGGTGACTATTGCGGAAGAGAGCTTCAAACTTCCTTCTCCGTTTATGGTACTTGCGACCCAAAACCCTATAGAACAAGAAGGTACTTACCCACTGCCTGAAGCGCAACTTGATAGATTTATGTTAAAAGTAAAAGTCGGATATAACTCATTAGACGATGAAGTAAAAATCGTAAAAATGTTACAAAACCCTCCTGCAATAAATAAAATCCTCTCAAAAGAAGATATTTTCAAATTCCAAGAAATGCACAAAAACATCCACATCGACGACGAGCTTATTAAATATATAGCAAGAATAGTAGATTATACCCGCCATCCTTTAAACGAAATAAAAGAATATATCGAGCTTGGTGCAAGCCCGAGAGCCACTATCTCACTCGTAAACGCAAGCAAAGCAAACGCAATGCTAAAAGAAAAAGATTACGTAACGCCTATGGATATTATTGAAGTGGCGCCCGAAGTGTTAAGACACAGAATTATCTTAAATTATAAAGCCCAAGCCGACGAAGTGACAAGCGACGAAATTATCAAAAAAATACTCGAAATCATCCCTATACCATGA
- a CDS encoding DUF58 domain-containing protein, with the protein MIKTVTLKAKQKVFGNFAGRHTSPFKGIGLDFKELREYQYNEDAKRIDWKRSAKFQKPLIKEFEEERELNVIITILVDGSLYFGTKTLKTETIAEIAAILGYSAVLFDDKVSLLLYEKKPLTHLKPTKSQKNIPIFVEKILECEYLKKEYDFSFIDYLNKFQKSLLFLIGDFYKHPPLHKLKHETYVLWVRDKFEENPSTLGEIELLDPHTLKNVTTNLNKSQIEKYKKDILQNDKKFEEFLLKEKIKYKKIYTHEDSFMKLMELMR; encoded by the coding sequence ATGATTAAAACCGTTACTTTAAAAGCAAAACAGAAAGTATTCGGTAATTTCGCCGGACGACACACCTCTCCTTTTAAAGGAATAGGTCTTGATTTTAAAGAACTAAGAGAGTACCAATACAACGAGGACGCCAAAAGAATAGATTGGAAAAGAAGTGCTAAATTTCAAAAACCTCTGATTAAAGAATTTGAAGAAGAGAGAGAACTAAACGTAATTATCACGATTTTAGTGGACGGAAGCTTATATTTCGGCACCAAAACGCTAAAAACAGAAACAATTGCCGAAATTGCCGCTATTTTAGGCTATAGCGCCGTACTTTTCGATGATAAAGTCAGTCTTTTGTTATATGAAAAAAAACCTCTAACTCACCTAAAACCGACAAAATCTCAAAAAAACATCCCTATTTTCGTTGAAAAAATTTTGGAATGCGAATATTTAAAAAAAGAGTACGATTTTAGCTTTATCGATTATCTTAATAAGTTTCAAAAATCACTTCTGTTTTTAATAGGAGATTTTTACAAACATCCGCCTTTACACAAACTAAAACACGAAACTTACGTCCTTTGGGTAAGAGACAAATTCGAAGAAAATCCGAGCACCCTTGGAGAAATAGAGCTTTTAGACCCTCATACCTTAAAAAACGTCACAACGAACCTAAACAAATCCCAAATAGAAAAATACAAAAAAGATATCTTACAAAACGATAAAAAGTTCGAAGAGTTTTTATTAAAAGAGAAAATAAAATACAAAAAAATATACACTCACGAAGATAGCTTTATGAAACTTATGGAGCTTATGAGATGA
- a CDS encoding tetratricopeptide repeat protein — MRYFLIFLFVPLFAFDYFTIKKADEFFQKKDYLKAAKEYLKIDSQKALLDAANSYYKAGDYKKAIEIYSKINDKKLQFDKLYNMANAYAKLGMFQKAIELYKKALKIKKDKDAQYNLKLLEKLLKKKPPKQKQKQKNNKQKNNKNKNNKENKKQNNNQNKKNQNKNEQNQKNNKKQNQNKNSDANKNKNNKQKENQQKNNQNQNKNQKKQNKNNEKKEQNKKFAVNQKISKFKNENKKPNQKTLSVKESNTTDLRMKFYEKALKNLQFNSLLIPLRSQE; from the coding sequence ATGAGATATTTTTTAATTTTTCTTTTCGTGCCGCTTTTTGCGTTTGACTATTTTACGATAAAAAAAGCGGATGAGTTTTTTCAAAAAAAAGATTACTTAAAAGCGGCAAAAGAATATTTAAAAATAGACTCTCAAAAAGCACTTCTTGATGCGGCAAACAGCTATTATAAAGCCGGAGATTATAAAAAAGCTATTGAGATTTACTCTAAAATTAATGATAAAAAGTTACAATTCGACAAGCTCTATAATATGGCAAATGCATATGCAAAACTCGGTATGTTTCAAAAAGCTATAGAGCTTTATAAAAAAGCGCTAAAAATCAAAAAAGACAAAGACGCACAATATAATCTAAAACTTTTAGAAAAATTATTAAAGAAAAAACCGCCTAAACAAAAACAAAAGCAAAAAAACAACAAACAAAAAAATAATAAAAATAAAAACAACAAAGAAAACAAAAAACAAAATAATAATCAAAACAAAAAAAATCAAAATAAAAACGAACAAAACCAAAAAAACAATAAAAAACAAAATCAAAACAAAAATTCAGACGCAAATAAAAATAAAAACAATAAACAAAAAGAAAATCAGCAAAAAAATAACCAAAACCAAAATAAAAATCAAAAAAAACAAAACAAAAACAACGAAAAAAAAGAACAAAATAAAAAGTTCGCCGTGAATCAAAAAATTTCAAAATTCAAAAACGAAAATAAAAAGCCGAATCAAAAAACATTAAGCGTAAAAGAATCCAATACGACGGATTTAAGAATGAAATTTTACGAAAAAGCGCTGAAAAATTTACAATTTAACAGCCTACTCATTCCATTAAGGAGCCAAGAATGA